In Microplitis mediator isolate UGA2020A chromosome 2, iyMicMedi2.1, whole genome shotgun sequence, a single window of DNA contains:
- the LOC130663239 gene encoding dorsal-ventral patterning tolloid-like protein 1: MIRDRQEVKDIFYQCPKCGKTLQGPNGTFGTFDTQIYPNSPLIETEESCEWRISGAHGERIALNIEALNIYETTNCTTDYLEIRDGYWNGSPLLGRFCGNEIMTQPLITLSNRMLVTYVRTSGNKNDYGFMASYYKVCGGDIEINQTRIYLESPNYPYDYDQNIQCTWRFFSPKDQRMRGRSPLSENKVVLYLEICIRKHVCILLSDKKNDPWFLSSVNKLAIHN; encoded by the exons atgatacgTGACAGACAAGAagtaaaagatattttttatcaatgccCTA aGTGTGGAAAAACATTACAAGGGCCGAATGGAACTTTTGGAACTTTTGATACACAAATTTATCCGAATAGTCCACTGATAGAAACTGAGGAATCATGTGAATGGAGAATATCTGGCGCGCATGGGGAGCGAATCGCTCTAAACATTGAGGCGTTAAATATTTACGAGACAACCAATTGCACAACAGATTACTTGGAAATTAGAGATGGATACTGGAACGGAAGTCCTCTATTag gCCGATTTTGTGGAAATGAAATTATGACGCAGCCTTTAATTACTTTGAGCAATCGCATGCTGGTGACATATGTCCGTACAAGTGGCAATAAAAATGACTACGGGTTCATGGCGAGTTATTACAAAGTATGCGGCGGCGATATTGAAATAAACCAAACTAGAATTTACTTAGAATCGCCGAATTATCCTTACGATTATGATCAGAACATTCAGTGCACTTGGCGTTTCTTCTCCCCGAAGGACCAACGAATGAGG GGTAGATCGCCACTGAGTGAAAATAAAGTCGTGTTGTACCTCGAAATATGCATTCGTAAGCACGTTTGTATCCTATTGAGCGATAAGAAAAATGATCCCTGGTTTCTATCCTCGGTCAATAAGCTCGCGATCCACAATTAG
- the LOC130663514 gene encoding uncharacterized protein LOC130663514 isoform X1, whose translation MIMNPISGENANSRSNEKIKISKNVLVVEAQIDSSAKPSNHEHVNRITKPDRDPGANNLPVFFGRGTWNVNSIKNIKRKNSASSSFNDTSKPFLKPKTSALYPVNLDEIIEVQTDEENGEVYENDNSDGQRESTSPRKNSRTFLRGTRNHDNNGIEKRPRLCDKDQSVHMTTEYQQDDKNIRARDRDHCPLSSTSDYYDSYPKGSLRTKKGCVKPKPVREATRCSTSSSYSSRATSGNQLTQRDLYLDHINPGELLQSCDNCRQTYYSPDELNKYEKINSPNEDNNYEVFDDEKHDIPALLNYRSRSLPQLSVHDSGLGSGQDNGPGKFNNSKLTDLRQLLTLRQHYYPETGWGWIIVVVGVFVHILSHGIHGAVGLFIHHAATRFSVQAYLDAGWLGAMSTGVALLISPVTIGICRRKSTRVTAVLGGLVTALGCLFTSFATQFHQLFFSYGAIVGVGVGITRDCSTLMVAQYFKRKREFVEIFIVSGSGLGIAIMSAFIKTIIGKIGWRLGLQAVTVTVFSTFFLGTFYRSASLYHPQRRAILHLKTQKRKIKEKNKVDDRPPILDFATLRSKTVRILLLSTGISAFGINTPIFYLAHQIEEEGLGDMVILLQAYLGLGWTVGCVTFGLLVIRQNVECRIARQYLMQTAIFICGICILALTTVHGNYYGYVMFTWIYGIFCGGYHYSLKMYTYERVRARNFVRTWGFVQCSQAIPIAIGVPISGYINISFGNKAGYYFSSTCVLVGSFTLFFIDLHKRNLSKHRSGKSNGIKHTCNSNCQKKRGLSFNQEAENDNTPGASAMGFNPNAEHPPALGEAINKLSVDKPELTCISEEGIADMDLPDNILDDIEYIGDCITSCNKVENYLMLSEFENNLIAEMPIIMDRKGRKWSLARSKSIHGNPPAGPSTSQTLLDEDDIKSKWLLMPAPINNRAITVIEEASTSQVES comes from the exons ATGATAATGAACCCAATCTCGGGTGAAAATGCCAATAGCCgcagtaatgaaaaaataaaaatttcaaaaaacgtGCTGGTAGTTGAAGCCCAAATCGACTCATCCGCAAAACCGTCCAACCATGAGCACGTGAATCGGATTACAAAACCAGATCGGGATCCTGGAGCTAATAATCTCCCAGTATTTTTTGGCCGCGGAACCTGGAAcgttaattcaattaaaaacattaagagaaaaaattccGCGTCTTCGTCGTTCAATGACACCAGCAAGCCGTTTTTGAAGCCTAAAACCAGTGCCCTGTACCCGGTAAATCTAGACGAAATAATAGAGGTCCAGACAGACGAAGAAAATGGAGAAGTTTACGAAAATGATAACAGTGATGGCCAAAGAGAATCAACTAGTCCGCGAAAAAACTCACGTACTTTTTTACGAGGCACTAGGAATCACGACAATAACGGAATTGAAAAGAGACCAAGATTATGCGATAAAGATCAGTCGGTTCATATGACAACAGAATATCAAcaagatgataaaaatatccgAGCACGAGATAGAGATCACTGTCCCCTATCGTCCACCAGCGATTATTACGACTCTTACCCAAAAGGCTCATTACGGACGAAAAAGGGCTGCGTCAAACCCAAGCCGGTTAGAGAAGCAACAAGATGTTCAACTAGTTCTTCTTACAGCTCTCGAGCAACCAGCGGAAACCAGTTGACCCAAAGAGACCTTTACTTGGATCACATAAATCCCGGCGAGTTGCTCCAGAGCTGTGATAACTGCAGACAGACTTATTATTCACCCGACGAGTTAAAtaaatacgaaaaaataaattcaccaAATGAAGATAATAATTACGAGGTATTTGATGATGAAAAACACGACATACCAGCATTGCTCAACTATCGCAGCAGATCTTTGCCGCAACTGTCTGTCCACGATAGCGGACTGGGCAGTGGGCAAGATAACGGACCCGGTAAATTCAACAATTCAAAGCTTACGGATCTGAGGCAACTGTTGACGCTAAGACAGCACTATTATCCAGAAACCGGCTGGGGTTggattattgttgttgttggtgTCTTTGTACACATACTTTCTCACGGGATTCATGGAGCTGTTGGGTTATTTATTCACCACGCGGCCACCCGTTTCAGTGTCCAGGCTTATCTCGACGCAG GATGGTTGGGAGCCATGTCAACAGGCGTCGCTTTATTAATTTCCCCAGTCACAATAGGGATCTGTCGCCGAAAAAGTACACGAGTGACAGCAGTGCTCGGGGGTCTTGTGACAGCTCTGGGATGTTTGTTCACCTCATTCGCAACACAATTCCATCAGCTTTTCTTCAGTTACGGCGCCATCGTAG gcgTAGGAGTTGGGATAACACGAGATTGCAGTACTCTTATGGTAGCCCAATATTTCAAACGCAAACGAGAATTCGTTGAGATTTTTATCGTATCAGGAAGTGGTTTGGGTATCGCTATCATGTCAGCGTTTATCAAAACCATCATCgg AAAAATCGGATGGCGTCTAGGACTACAAGCGGTCACGGTAACCGtcttttcaacattttttttggggACATTTTATCGAAGCGCTTCTCTTTATCATCCCCAGCGACGCGCCATCTTGCATTTGAAAACTCAAAAGcgcaaaataaaagaaaaaaataaagtcgaCGACCGACCGCCGATTTTAGATTTCGCGACATTGAGAAGTAAAACTGTCAGAATTCTATTGTTGTCTACGGGAATTTCGGCATTTGGAATAAACACgccgattttttatttg GCGCACCAAATCGAAGAGGAAGGATTGGGGGACATGGTGATCTTGCTGCAGGCGTATCTGGGCCTGGGCTGGACGGTCGGCTGCGTTACGTTCGGTCTTTTGGTGATAAGGCAGAACGTCGAGTGCCGGATAGCGCGGCAATATCTGATGCAAACGGCGATATTCATTTGTGGGATTTGCATACTGGCGTTAACTACTGTCCATGGAAATTACTACGGATACGTCATGTTCACGTGGATCTACGGGATCTTCTGCGGCGGGTATCATTACAGCTTGAAAATGTACACGTACGAACGTGTACGCGCTCGGAATTTTGTACGCACTTGGGGTTTTGTCCAGTGCTCCCAAGCTATTCCTATAGCCATTGGTGTTCCTATTTCAG gttacataaatataagttTCGGCAATAAAGCCGGTTACTATTTTAGTTCAACCTGCGTTTTAGTCGGTAGctttacattatttttcatcgaCTTACACAAACGGAACCTGTCGAAACACCGGAGCGGTAAATCCAACGGCATTAAGCACACGTGTAATTCAAATTGCCAAAAAAAACGCGGGCTATCATTTAATCAAGAAGCTGAAAATGATAACACACCCGGCGCAAGTGCTATGGGATTTAATCCGAACGCCGAGCACCCGCCAGCTCTCG gtgAGGCGATTAATAAACTGAGTGTCGACAAGCCCGAGCTGACTTGTATATCCGAGGAAGGCATCGCCGACATGGATTTGCCTGACAATATCCTGGACGACATCGAGTACATCGGGGACTGCATAACGTCGTGCAATAaagtagaaaattatttaatgctgTCTGAGTTTGAGAACAATCTTATTGCCGAAATGCCGATAATAATGGACCGCAAGGGACGCAAATGGTCATTAGCTCGCTCCAAGAGTATTCATGGCAACCCACCCGCCGGGCCCTCCACTAGCCAAACTCTCCTTGACGAGGATGATATTAAATCTAAATGGCTTTTAATGCCCGCCCCAATTAATAATCGAGCTATTACTGTTATAGAGGAAGCCAGCAC gTCTCAAGTCGAGAGCTGA
- the LOC130663514 gene encoding monocarboxylate transporter 12 isoform X3, with protein MNEIQQLPVCTDDSGIISGDLGSAEYEHVVCDERDDRDNKDNALPRRESQFVIRHYYPEGNWGWIIITVSVLIEIIATGVHGAAGIWFIEIIKNYSRTYLDVGWLGAMSTGVALLISPVTIGICRRKSTRVTAVLGGLVTALGCLFTSFATQFHQLFFSYGAIVGVGVGITRDCSTLMVAQYFKRKREFVEIFIVSGSGLGIAIMSAFIKTIIGKIGWRLGLQAVTVTVFSTFFLGTFYRSASLYHPQRRAILHLKTQKRKIKEKNKVDDRPPILDFATLRSKTVRILLLSTGISAFGINTPIFYLAHQIEEEGLGDMVILLQAYLGLGWTVGCVTFGLLVIRQNVECRIARQYLMQTAIFICGICILALTTVHGNYYGYVMFTWIYGIFCGGYHYSLKMYTYERVRARNFVRTWGFVQCSQAIPIAIGVPISGYINISFGNKAGYYFSSTCVLVGSFTLFFIDLHKRNLSKHRSGKSNGIKHTCNSNCQKKRGLSFNQEAENDNTPGASAMGFNPNAEHPPALGEAINKLSVDKPELTCISEEGIADMDLPDNILDDIEYIGDCITSCNKVENYLMLSEFENNLIAEMPIIMDRKGRKWSLARSKSIHGNPPAGPSTSQTLLDEDDIKSKWLLMPAPINNRAITVIEEASTSQVES; from the exons ATGAATGAAATTCAACAACTTCCGGTCTGCACTGATGACAGTGGTATTATTTCCGGTGATCTCGGCTCCGCTGAATATGAACATGTAGTCTGTGATGAACGTGATGACAGAGATAATAAAGATAATGCACTACCGAG ACGTGAATCACAATTTGTCATAAGACATTATTATCCAGAAGGTAATTGGGGATGGATTATAATTACTGTGAGTGtcttaattgaaataatagcGACGGGTGTTCATGGTGCTGCTGGAATATGGtttatagaaattattaaaaattattcacggACTTACTTAGATGTAG GATGGTTGGGAGCCATGTCAACAGGCGTCGCTTTATTAATTTCCCCAGTCACAATAGGGATCTGTCGCCGAAAAAGTACACGAGTGACAGCAGTGCTCGGGGGTCTTGTGACAGCTCTGGGATGTTTGTTCACCTCATTCGCAACACAATTCCATCAGCTTTTCTTCAGTTACGGCGCCATCGTAG gcgTAGGAGTTGGGATAACACGAGATTGCAGTACTCTTATGGTAGCCCAATATTTCAAACGCAAACGAGAATTCGTTGAGATTTTTATCGTATCAGGAAGTGGTTTGGGTATCGCTATCATGTCAGCGTTTATCAAAACCATCATCgg AAAAATCGGATGGCGTCTAGGACTACAAGCGGTCACGGTAACCGtcttttcaacattttttttggggACATTTTATCGAAGCGCTTCTCTTTATCATCCCCAGCGACGCGCCATCTTGCATTTGAAAACTCAAAAGcgcaaaataaaagaaaaaaataaagtcgaCGACCGACCGCCGATTTTAGATTTCGCGACATTGAGAAGTAAAACTGTCAGAATTCTATTGTTGTCTACGGGAATTTCGGCATTTGGAATAAACACgccgattttttatttg GCGCACCAAATCGAAGAGGAAGGATTGGGGGACATGGTGATCTTGCTGCAGGCGTATCTGGGCCTGGGCTGGACGGTCGGCTGCGTTACGTTCGGTCTTTTGGTGATAAGGCAGAACGTCGAGTGCCGGATAGCGCGGCAATATCTGATGCAAACGGCGATATTCATTTGTGGGATTTGCATACTGGCGTTAACTACTGTCCATGGAAATTACTACGGATACGTCATGTTCACGTGGATCTACGGGATCTTCTGCGGCGGGTATCATTACAGCTTGAAAATGTACACGTACGAACGTGTACGCGCTCGGAATTTTGTACGCACTTGGGGTTTTGTCCAGTGCTCCCAAGCTATTCCTATAGCCATTGGTGTTCCTATTTCAG gttacataaatataagttTCGGCAATAAAGCCGGTTACTATTTTAGTTCAACCTGCGTTTTAGTCGGTAGctttacattatttttcatcgaCTTACACAAACGGAACCTGTCGAAACACCGGAGCGGTAAATCCAACGGCATTAAGCACACGTGTAATTCAAATTGCCAAAAAAAACGCGGGCTATCATTTAATCAAGAAGCTGAAAATGATAACACACCCGGCGCAAGTGCTATGGGATTTAATCCGAACGCCGAGCACCCGCCAGCTCTCG gtgAGGCGATTAATAAACTGAGTGTCGACAAGCCCGAGCTGACTTGTATATCCGAGGAAGGCATCGCCGACATGGATTTGCCTGACAATATCCTGGACGACATCGAGTACATCGGGGACTGCATAACGTCGTGCAATAaagtagaaaattatttaatgctgTCTGAGTTTGAGAACAATCTTATTGCCGAAATGCCGATAATAATGGACCGCAAGGGACGCAAATGGTCATTAGCTCGCTCCAAGAGTATTCATGGCAACCCACCCGCCGGGCCCTCCACTAGCCAAACTCTCCTTGACGAGGATGATATTAAATCTAAATGGCTTTTAATGCCCGCCCCAATTAATAATCGAGCTATTACTGTTATAGAGGAAGCCAGCAC gTCTCAAGTCGAGAGCTGA